The Micromonospora sp. NBC_00421 genome contains a region encoding:
- a CDS encoding ROK family transcriptional regulator, with protein MISIHNAPQPTDLGDVRVANRAVVLRHVRLHAPCSRADIAATTGLNKATVSSLVAELLDRRLVRETGLTGNRVGRPATMLVLDGAPYAALGLQIGADDLVVVAVDPAGNRLLTWRRAFPAPTASPAETVRALVTLARRAVGRVTGQGRTVLGLTVGVPGLVDTAGGVPLASGLGWRDVPLAADLRAALRETGFPVAVDTDANLAVLAEQRHGGYAAATDLVHLTGGVSVGAGVLTGGRLLRGSRGHAGELGHLCLDPAGPPCPCGRRGCLAAVTALPAVVARLLPDTTGDGPVTDYLPEVDRIIASARQEDPFVLTGLTEIGRYLGHGASVLANLLNPEAIVVGGHFATLAPWLLPAARAELAARTLAPQAGGCRLDASRLDSAATALGGATAALATIEAGRLPVG; from the coding sequence GTGATCAGCATCCACAACGCACCGCAGCCGACCGACCTGGGCGACGTCCGGGTGGCCAACCGGGCCGTGGTCCTGCGGCACGTCCGCCTGCACGCCCCCTGTTCGCGGGCCGACATCGCCGCCACCACCGGACTCAACAAGGCCACCGTGTCCAGCCTGGTCGCCGAGCTGCTCGACCGGCGGCTGGTCCGCGAGACCGGGCTGACCGGCAACCGGGTCGGCCGGCCGGCCACCATGCTCGTCCTCGACGGCGCCCCCTACGCCGCGCTGGGTCTGCAGATCGGGGCGGACGACCTGGTGGTCGTCGCCGTGGACCCGGCCGGTAACCGGCTGCTCACCTGGCGGCGGGCGTTCCCCGCCCCCACCGCCTCCCCCGCCGAGACCGTCCGGGCGCTGGTCACGCTGGCCCGACGTGCGGTCGGCCGGGTCACCGGGCAGGGGCGTACCGTGCTCGGCCTCACCGTCGGGGTGCCCGGCCTGGTCGACACCGCCGGCGGGGTGCCGCTGGCCAGCGGCCTCGGCTGGCGGGACGTGCCGCTCGCCGCCGACCTGCGGGCCGCGCTGCGGGAGACCGGTTTCCCCGTCGCCGTCGACACCGACGCCAACCTCGCCGTCCTGGCCGAACAGCGGCACGGCGGGTACGCCGCCGCCACCGACCTGGTCCACCTCACCGGCGGTGTCTCCGTCGGCGCCGGGGTGCTCACCGGCGGTCGGCTGCTGCGCGGCAGCCGGGGACACGCCGGTGAACTCGGCCACCTCTGCCTCGACCCGGCCGGGCCACCGTGCCCGTGCGGGCGGCGCGGCTGCCTGGCCGCGGTGACCGCCCTCCCGGCCGTTGTCGCCCGGCTGCTGCCCGACACCACCGGGGACGGCCCCGTCACCGACTACCTGCCGGAGGTCGACCGGATCATCGCGTCGGCCCGGCAGGAGGACCCGTTCGTGCTGACGGGGCTCACCGAGATCGGCCGGTACCTCGGGCACGGGGCGTCGGTGCTGGCGAACCTGCTCAACCCGGAGGCGATCGTGGTGGGTGGGCACTTCGCCACCCTGGCACCCTGGCTGCTGCCGGCGGCCCGGGCGGAACTGGCCGCCCGGACCCTCGCCCCGCAGGCCGGTGGCTGCCGGCTCGACGCCTCCCGGTTGGACTCCGCCGCCACCGCGCTGGGCGGTGCGACCGCCGCGTTGGCCACCATCGAGGCCGGTCGACTTCCCGTCGGCTGA
- a CDS encoding O-antigen ligase family protein — MGTRNTAPPRVLPLWPLYVMFAAMPLWWLLGGLYLGWTLFGILLAVVLLAHGRVTWPPGSALWFVLVGLILVSATRLEKATGLLVYGLRLGFVLTALVVYLYVYTAARQGARWERLFQPVLFFWLAMVALGWVGVLAPRLALTTPMESLLPDGLTGQRMIRSVTHVHATEFNPTGRNPYYRTAAPYPYTNNWGTGFALLVPCVLAYLSAVRTGPLRRVLVASLPLALVPAFLTLNRGMFIGLGVGLVYLGLRALLRGDVRLIGTITTGMAVAWVVTLVVPVGDMIMSRVENTDSTRDRADLYRQTLDAVLHSPLLGYGAPRSVDTTTGVEPLGTQGQVWLTMYSHGIPALLTLLTLLVVLVRSTAAAVSAAGRWLSVVPVVALALAPFYGFTDMNLSVMFYAIGLAVAAVDGPVNRKLPTAVARPSPA; from the coding sequence GTGGGAACGAGGAACACGGCGCCGCCGCGGGTGCTGCCACTCTGGCCGCTGTACGTGATGTTCGCGGCGATGCCGCTGTGGTGGCTGCTCGGCGGCCTCTACCTGGGCTGGACGCTGTTCGGGATACTGCTGGCGGTGGTCCTGCTCGCCCATGGCCGGGTGACGTGGCCGCCCGGCTCGGCGCTGTGGTTCGTCCTCGTCGGGCTCATCCTGGTCAGCGCGACCCGCCTGGAGAAGGCCACCGGCCTGCTCGTCTACGGACTACGGCTGGGCTTCGTGCTGACCGCCCTCGTGGTCTACCTGTACGTCTACACCGCCGCGCGGCAGGGGGCGCGCTGGGAACGGCTGTTCCAGCCGGTGCTGTTCTTCTGGCTGGCGATGGTCGCGCTCGGCTGGGTCGGAGTGCTGGCCCCCCGCCTGGCGTTGACCACCCCGATGGAGTCGCTGCTGCCCGACGGGCTGACCGGGCAGCGGATGATCCGGTCGGTCACCCACGTGCACGCCACCGAGTTCAACCCCACCGGCCGCAACCCGTACTACCGGACGGCGGCCCCGTACCCGTACACCAACAACTGGGGGACCGGGTTCGCACTGCTCGTGCCATGCGTACTGGCGTACCTGTCGGCGGTGCGTACCGGCCCGCTGCGCCGGGTGCTGGTGGCGTCCCTGCCGCTGGCCCTGGTGCCGGCGTTCCTCACCCTCAACCGGGGAATGTTCATCGGCCTCGGCGTGGGCCTGGTCTACCTGGGGCTGCGCGCACTGCTGCGCGGTGACGTCCGGCTCATCGGCACGATCACCACCGGCATGGCCGTGGCCTGGGTGGTAACCCTGGTCGTCCCGGTCGGCGACATGATCATGAGCCGGGTGGAGAACACCGACTCGACCCGGGACCGCGCCGACCTCTACCGGCAGACCCTCGACGCGGTCCTGCACTCGCCGCTGCTCGGCTACGGCGCCCCCCGCAGCGTCGACACCACCACCGGCGTGGAGCCGCTCGGCACCCAGGGCCAGGTCTGGCTGACCATGTACAGCCACGGCATCCCGGCCCTGCTGACGCTGCTGACCCTGCTCGTGGTGCTGGTCCGCAGCACCGCCGCCGCGGTGTCCGCCGCCGGCCGGTGGCTGAGCGTGGTCCCGGTCGTCGCACTGGCCCTCGCCCCGTTCTACGGGTTCACCGACATGAACCTGTCGGTGATGTTCTACGCGATCGGGCTGGCCGTGGCCGCCGTGGACGGCCCGGTGAACCGGAAACTACCGACGGCCGTGGCCCGGCCGTCGCCGGCCTGA
- a CDS encoding LysE family translocator, whose protein sequence is MVTVGAVVGIALVALGLVLTPGPNMVHLVSRSVAQGRRAGLVSLLGVAAGFGVYLAAAVAGIATVFVLVPPLYTAVKLAGAGYLLWLAWRTVRPGGRSAFVPQALPVDRPRRLFAMGLLTNLLNPKIAVLYVSLLPQFVDPARGDVAVQSLLLGATQITVALTVNTVIVLTAGSVSVFLVRRPGWARVQRWVTGSVLAAMAVRIAADRSRAAVATG, encoded by the coding sequence ATGGTCACGGTCGGTGCGGTGGTGGGGATCGCTCTGGTGGCGCTCGGTCTGGTGCTCACGCCGGGGCCGAACATGGTTCACCTTGTGTCCCGGTCGGTGGCGCAGGGTCGTCGGGCCGGGTTGGTGTCCCTGTTGGGGGTGGCTGCCGGGTTCGGGGTCTATCTGGCGGCGGCCGTTGCCGGTATCGCCACGGTCTTCGTGCTGGTGCCGCCGCTGTACACGGCGGTGAAGCTGGCCGGTGCGGGGTATCTGCTGTGGTTGGCGTGGCGGACGGTGCGTCCGGGTGGGCGGTCGGCGTTCGTGCCGCAGGCGTTGCCGGTGGATCGGCCGCGGCGGTTGTTCGCCATGGGGTTGCTCACCAATCTGCTCAATCCGAAGATCGCCGTGCTGTACGTGTCGCTGCTGCCGCAGTTCGTCGACCCCGCCCGGGGCGACGTGGCGGTGCAGAGCCTGCTGCTCGGGGCCACTCAGATCACCGTCGCGTTGACGGTGAACACGGTGATCGTGTTGACCGCCGGGTCGGTGTCGGTGTTCCTGGTGCGCCGGCCGGGGTGGGCGCGGGTGCAGCGTTGGGTGACCGGCAGCGTGCTCGCCGCGATGGCGGTGCGGATCGCGGCGGATCGGTCCCGGGCCGCGGTGGCCACCGGCTGA
- a CDS encoding beta-galactosidase, which produces MVGMWDDGRLCHGGDYNPEQWPPATWREDVDLMRRARINLVTVGVFAWSRLEPAPGRYDFDWLDEALDLLHDSGIRVALATPTASPPPWFSLAHPDALPVTADGVRLHHGSRDTYCAAAPSYRAAARSIAATLAARYAHHPAVALWHVHNEYGTTCHCPHTETAFRRWLIDRHGDLDTLNTAWATSFWSQHYADWAYVSTPRATQYHANPGHLLDFRRFWSDTLLAAYTEQRDLLKAANPTIPVTTNYVLGDWVPVDHARWATEVDLVAIDHYPSAVDGGAEEQTALAADLARGWARHGHHRRAHPTTPDRPATPATWLLMESAASQIHTTGRSHTKEPGRTARHSLSHIARGSLGAMFFQWRAPAGGAERFHSALVPHTGPDSRTFRESVRLGDTLARLAEVTAGEVTADIALAWDAASSWALRHPGMPSTLLDGHAELAAAHRALWRAGYACDVIVPGDPLDPYRLLVLPALYLADDTTVDWVRTHVDAGGHLLVSYLSGVADPHARIHLGGYPGAYRDLLGLRVEEFHPLAADEQVLLSGGGTGHIWSETVHPHGADTVCTYVGGVLDGRPAVTRHRAGTGTGTTWYLSTRPDDNTYRRLITEAARTAGAHPVHPDAPPGVEAIRRAHPQASWLFLLNHTDRPQRVPTDGVDLLTGTPTDGQTTLPAGGTAVIRERLR; this is translated from the coding sequence ATGGTGGGTATGTGGGACGACGGGCGGCTCTGCCACGGCGGCGACTACAACCCCGAACAGTGGCCCCCGGCCACCTGGCGCGAGGACGTCGACCTCATGCGCCGCGCCCGGATCAACCTCGTCACCGTCGGCGTCTTCGCCTGGTCCCGACTGGAACCCGCCCCCGGCCGCTACGACTTCGACTGGCTTGACGAGGCACTCGACCTGCTCCACGACAGCGGCATCCGCGTCGCCCTGGCCACCCCCACCGCCTCCCCGCCACCCTGGTTCTCCCTGGCACACCCCGACGCCCTCCCCGTCACCGCCGACGGCGTCCGACTACACCACGGCAGCCGCGACACCTACTGCGCCGCCGCCCCCTCCTACCGGGCCGCCGCCCGCAGCATCGCCGCCACCCTCGCCGCCCGCTACGCCCACCACCCGGCAGTCGCCCTGTGGCACGTCCACAACGAATACGGCACCACCTGCCACTGCCCCCACACCGAAACCGCGTTCCGCCGCTGGCTCATCGACCGGCACGGCGACCTCGACACCCTCAACACCGCCTGGGCCACCAGCTTCTGGAGCCAGCACTACGCCGACTGGGCGTACGTCAGCACCCCCCGGGCCACCCAATACCATGCCAACCCCGGCCACCTGCTCGACTTCCGACGATTCTGGTCCGACACCCTGCTCGCCGCCTACACCGAACAACGCGACCTGCTCAAGGCAGCCAACCCGACGATCCCCGTCACCACCAACTACGTCCTCGGCGACTGGGTACCCGTCGACCACGCCCGCTGGGCGACCGAAGTCGACCTCGTCGCCATCGACCACTACCCCTCGGCCGTCGACGGCGGCGCCGAGGAACAGACCGCCCTCGCCGCCGACCTGGCCCGCGGCTGGGCCCGACACGGCCACCACCGGCGAGCCCACCCCACCACCCCCGACCGACCCGCCACCCCGGCCACCTGGCTCCTCATGGAAAGCGCCGCCAGCCAGATCCACACCACCGGCCGCTCCCACACCAAAGAACCCGGCCGAACCGCCCGACACAGCCTTTCCCACATCGCCCGCGGCTCCCTCGGGGCGATGTTCTTCCAATGGCGCGCCCCCGCCGGCGGCGCAGAACGCTTCCACTCCGCCCTCGTCCCGCACACCGGCCCCGACAGCCGGACCTTCCGCGAATCGGTACGCCTCGGCGACACCCTCGCCCGACTCGCCGAGGTCACCGCCGGCGAGGTGACCGCCGACATCGCACTGGCCTGGGACGCCGCCAGCAGCTGGGCACTACGCCACCCCGGCATGCCCTCCACACTGCTCGACGGCCACGCCGAACTGGCCGCCGCACACCGGGCACTCTGGCGGGCCGGATACGCCTGCGACGTGATCGTCCCCGGCGACCCCCTCGACCCCTACCGGCTACTCGTCCTGCCCGCCCTCTACCTGGCCGACGACACCACCGTCGACTGGGTCCGCACCCACGTCGACGCCGGCGGGCACCTGCTGGTCAGCTACCTCAGCGGGGTCGCCGACCCCCACGCCCGCATCCACCTCGGCGGCTACCCCGGCGCCTACCGCGACCTCCTCGGCCTCCGGGTGGAGGAGTTCCACCCGCTCGCCGCCGACGAACAGGTACTCCTCTCCGGCGGTGGAACCGGCCACATCTGGTCGGAAACCGTCCACCCACACGGCGCCGACACCGTCTGCACGTACGTCGGCGGGGTGCTCGACGGCCGACCGGCAGTGACCCGGCACCGGGCCGGCACCGGGACCGGCACCACCTGGTACCTGTCGACCCGACCCGACGACAACACCTACCGGCGGCTGATCACCGAGGCGGCCCGCACCGCCGGCGCACACCCGGTCCACCCGGACGCCCCACCCGGCGTGGAGGCCATCCGCCGCGCCCACCCCCAGGCCAGCTGGCTGTTCCTGCTCAACCACACCGACCGGCCACAACGGGTACCGACCGACGGGGTGGACCTGCTCACCGGCACCCCCACCGACGGGCAGACGACCCTGCCCGCCGGCGGTACGGCGGTGATCCGTGAACGCCTCCGGTGA